A single genomic interval of Spirosoma taeanense harbors:
- the dacB gene encoding D-alanyl-D-alanine carboxypeptidase/D-alanyl-D-alanine endopeptidase produces MRFLSQSPLLLLRFLLVCFPIVCRPTTAAAQRNPATDSLATQRLLNQVEAFQSSPAVRFGTVALSVRRVSDGEELIGYNARQSLPSASTLKLITTATALAVLGGNYTYTTFLEYDGRVQDSILIGNLYVRGTGDPSLGSWRFTNYYDLSALLKSWSDAVRAAGIRRIQGAVVGDASLYPDLTTPGTWPFGDLGNYYGASLSALNINENLYRVFFNVGRSIGAAASVARTDPSLPYLTFRNSVTTDARNTGDQVNIYGAPFQNQQWLTGKVPMGEPANEFSVKGSLPDPAYFAAHALREQLQQNNIPVSEQPLSVGGGQPITFPTGGSRTILSQHKSPVLTELVQQTNFQSINLYAEALLRTTALSLDKRVRSTEASLEALITFWKNKGVNLDGFRIRDGSGLSTVGALTADNMTGILSAMGREKAFPQFYETIPVVGQTGTVRSLARGTAAAGKIRAKSGSIEGVRAYAGYFTAADGERLSFCVLVNKFTPGQNRAVTAALEKLFVNLVSLKGR; encoded by the coding sequence ATGCGCTTTCTGTCCCAATCGCCCCTTCTTTTACTCCGTTTTCTGCTAGTTTGTTTTCCTATTGTTTGCCGCCCGACAACTGCAGCCGCGCAGCGTAATCCCGCCACCGACTCGCTGGCAACGCAACGGCTACTAAATCAGGTCGAAGCGTTTCAATCGTCGCCCGCCGTTCGGTTTGGTACTGTTGCGTTGTCAGTTCGGCGGGTAAGCGATGGAGAAGAACTTATTGGCTATAACGCCCGGCAAAGTCTTCCCTCGGCTTCAACGCTAAAATTGATTACAACGGCAACGGCACTGGCCGTCCTCGGCGGAAACTATACGTACACGACCTTTCTGGAGTATGACGGGCGCGTTCAGGACAGCATTCTGATCGGCAACCTCTACGTTCGCGGTACGGGTGACCCTTCGCTGGGCAGCTGGCGATTTACGAACTACTATGATCTATCAGCCTTGCTGAAAAGCTGGTCAGATGCCGTTCGGGCGGCCGGTATCCGCCGGATACAGGGCGCCGTCGTAGGCGATGCCAGCCTGTATCCGGACCTCACAACGCCCGGCACCTGGCCCTTCGGCGACCTCGGCAACTATTATGGGGCCAGTCTGAGCGCTCTGAATATCAACGAGAATCTGTACCGGGTGTTCTTCAACGTCGGCCGGAGCATCGGCGCTGCCGCCAGCGTGGCCCGAACGGACCCGTCCCTGCCCTACCTGACGTTCCGCAATTCGGTGACCACCGATGCGCGCAACACCGGCGACCAGGTAAACATCTACGGTGCCCCGTTTCAAAACCAGCAGTGGCTTACGGGCAAAGTACCCATGGGCGAACCCGCCAACGAATTCAGCGTAAAAGGCTCGCTGCCCGACCCGGCCTACTTTGCGGCCCACGCCCTCCGCGAACAGCTACAACAGAACAACATCCCGGTTAGTGAGCAGCCGCTGTCGGTGGGGGGCGGCCAGCCGATTACATTTCCCACGGGGGGCAGCCGAACCATTCTCAGCCAGCATAAATCGCCAGTCCTGACGGAGCTGGTCCAGCAGACAAACTTTCAGAGCATTAACCTTTACGCCGAAGCCCTGCTGCGCACAACGGCCTTAAGCCTGGATAAACGTGTCCGCTCGACCGAAGCTAGTCTGGAGGCTCTGATTACGTTCTGGAAAAATAAGGGCGTCAATCTGGATGGCTTCCGAATCCGCGACGGTAGCGGTCTGTCGACGGTAGGTGCGCTCACGGCCGATAATATGACAGGCATTCTGAGCGCAATGGGTAGGGAGAAAGCGTTTCCGCAGTTCTACGAGACAATTCCCGTGGTTGGCCAGACCGGCACGGTAAGGAGTCTGGCGCGCGGAACAGCGGCAGCGGGCAAAATTCGGGCCAAAAGCGGCTCTATCGAGGGGGTCCGGGCTTATGCCGGTTACTTTACCGCTGCCGATGGCGAACGGTTGAGCTTCTGCGTACTGGTGAACAAATTCACGCCCGGTCAGAATCGGGCGGTTACAGCAGCCCTGGAAAAGTTATTTGTCAATCTGGTGAGCCTTAAGGGCAGGTAA
- a CDS encoding response regulator has product MTNQTHPKPIHILLVDDDEDDRYLTREAFHQHYPSSRISFAEDGEDLLDFLNYQGRYIGAEHTLPELILLDLNMPRKDGREALREIKASDQFRHIPIVVLTTSDAKDDIETSYYNGANSFITKPPTFQRLSEVTKAIGQYWFNVVTICDHDGEE; this is encoded by the coding sequence ATGACCAATCAAACTCATCCAAAGCCTATTCATATTCTGCTGGTTGACGATGATGAGGACGACCGCTACCTCACGCGTGAAGCTTTTCACCAGCATTATCCATCCAGCCGCATTTCGTTTGCCGAGGATGGAGAGGATTTGCTGGACTTTTTGAATTATCAGGGCCGCTACATTGGTGCTGAGCACACCCTGCCCGAACTGATTCTGCTGGACCTGAATATGCCCCGTAAAGATGGCCGGGAAGCGCTGCGCGAAATTAAAGCCAGCGATCAGTTTCGTCATATTCCGATTGTGGTTCTGACTACCTCGGATGCTAAAGACGATATCGAAACCTCTTATTACAACGGAGCTAACAGCTTCATTACCAAGCCGCCAACTTTTCAGCGGCTTAGTGAAGTAACGAAAGCGATTGGCCAGTACTGGTTCAATGTCGTGACGATCTGCGACCACGACGGTGAAGAGTAA
- a CDS encoding L-dopachrome tautomerase-related protein — protein MSVQALFIYQDDALWVFDPANPNFGKSIPAGVKLLRVDLTTNQITHTYVVEDVPLSQASLNDVQVDPGRQVAYLPDPGRACLVVLDLKTGKSRSVLMKHPSTTADPQKSG, from the coding sequence GTGAGCGTACAGGCGCTGTTCATTTATCAGGACGATGCGCTTTGGGTGTTTGACCCGGCCAATCCCAACTTCGGCAAATCCATACCCGCTGGGGTTAAGTTGCTCCGAGTTGACCTAACTACAAACCAGATTACGCATACGTACGTCGTTGAGGATGTGCCGCTCAGCCAGGCCAGCCTGAACGATGTACAGGTAGACCCTGGTCGGCAGGTAGCTTATCTGCCCGACCCCGGCCGGGCGTGTCTGGTCGTGCTGGATCTGAAAACCGGTAAAAGCCGCAGTGTACTGATGAAGCACCCGTCGACCACCGCTGATCCGCAAAAGTCAGGATAA
- a CDS encoding sensor histidine kinase, producing MNRRIALGFVLAVVLIALGFAMSFYSYDQYSRDSQRVQHTHQVIGQLDDLLSALKDVESGTRGYLITGENFFLESYYTALPLVPKELTQLRQLTADNPAQQQRVDTLARLVEAKIKICQRQVKEANGLTSATRNAYLHVGKVRMDLIRVEVARMIDTEEGLLKQRSEQADRSFRNALIVIFSLSLLTFVVLAISYRLLENELARRQQTEDQLRAYEARLKEQIRQLEASNEELERFAFVASHDLQEPLRKIQSFANLIMGRYANLFDGDSAMFMHKISHSAERMSKLIKDLLNFSRISNHREDFKPVRLNNIIQHILEDQELRIKGLNVQLEVGPLPVVQAVASQMDHLFANLISNALKFSRPDVQPKLRIHARPIFGSDYPELISDRRYFEITIEDNGIGFDVKYLDHIFKVFQRLHGKTAFEGTGIGLAICKRVVVYHHGYITARSQPDQGTTFVVILPESQSSNDYDQSNSSKAYSYSAG from the coding sequence ATGAACCGGCGCATCGCGCTGGGGTTTGTGCTGGCAGTTGTGCTGATTGCGCTGGGGTTTGCAATGTCGTTCTACAGCTATGATCAATATAGCAGGGATAGTCAGCGTGTGCAGCATACGCATCAGGTAATCGGCCAGTTAGATGACCTTCTATCGGCGCTGAAAGATGTCGAATCCGGCACGCGTGGGTATCTGATTACGGGCGAAAATTTCTTTCTGGAATCGTATTACACTGCGCTGCCGCTGGTACCGAAGGAACTTACCCAGCTTCGGCAATTAACGGCTGATAATCCGGCGCAGCAGCAACGTGTCGATACACTGGCTCGTTTAGTTGAGGCTAAAATAAAGATTTGTCAGCGGCAGGTAAAGGAAGCCAACGGCTTGACGTCGGCCACGCGCAATGCGTACCTGCACGTGGGCAAAGTGCGGATGGACCTTATCCGGGTTGAGGTAGCCCGCATGATTGATACCGAAGAAGGGTTGCTGAAGCAGCGCAGCGAACAGGCCGACCGCTCGTTTCGTAATGCGTTGATTGTTATCTTCTCGCTATCACTGCTAACGTTTGTGGTGCTGGCCATTTCGTATCGTCTGCTGGAGAACGAACTCGCCCGACGGCAGCAAACCGAAGACCAGCTGCGGGCCTACGAAGCCCGGCTAAAAGAACAGATCCGGCAACTGGAAGCGTCCAACGAAGAGCTGGAGCGGTTTGCCTTTGTGGCCAGTCATGATCTGCAGGAACCGCTGCGTAAAATTCAGTCGTTCGCTAATCTGATCATGGGGCGCTACGCCAACCTGTTCGACGGGGATAGTGCGATGTTTATGCATAAAATCAGTCACTCGGCTGAGCGAATGTCGAAGCTGATCAAAGATCTGCTGAATTTTTCCCGCATTTCCAACCATCGGGAGGACTTCAAGCCGGTTCGATTGAATAACATCATTCAGCACATCCTCGAAGACCAGGAACTGCGGATTAAAGGATTGAATGTTCAGCTTGAAGTGGGTCCGCTGCCGGTGGTTCAGGCGGTAGCCAGCCAGATGGATCATCTGTTTGCCAACCTGATTTCCAACGCACTTAAATTCTCGCGGCCAGATGTCCAGCCAAAGCTGCGCATTCACGCCCGGCCAATTTTCGGTAGCGATTATCCGGAACTGATTTCGGATCGTCGCTATTTTGAGATTACCATTGAAGACAATGGTATTGGTTTTGACGTAAAGTATTTAGATCATATTTTTAAGGTTTTTCAACGATTGCACGGCAAGACTGCGTTTGAAGGAACTGGTATTGGCCTGGCTATCTGTAAGCGGGTTGTAGTCTATCATCACGGCTATATCACTGCCCGCAGTCAGCCGGATCAGGGTACCACATTTGTTGTTATACTTCCCGAAAGCCAGTCGTCAAATGACTATGACCAATCAAACTCATCCAAAGCCTATTCATATTCTGCTGGTTGA
- the hslV gene encoding ATP-dependent protease subunit HslV, with translation MQPKIHATTVVGIRHNGHVSLGADGQATMGNTVAKSNVRKIRVLMGGKVLAGFAGSTADAFTLIERFEEKLNAYGGNLKRAAIELAKDWRTDRYLRKLEAMLIVASKEDLLIVSGTGDVLEPDHDIAAIGSGSMFAQSAAVALKKHAPSLSAEEMVRESLHIAADVCIYTNHNLVVETL, from the coding sequence ATGCAACCAAAGATTCACGCAACGACCGTAGTGGGTATCCGCCACAACGGTCATGTTTCACTCGGAGCCGATGGACAGGCTACCATGGGCAATACCGTAGCCAAAAGTAATGTGCGCAAAATCCGGGTTCTAATGGGCGGTAAAGTGCTGGCGGGTTTTGCCGGCTCTACGGCCGATGCCTTTACCCTCATTGAACGATTTGAAGAAAAACTGAATGCCTACGGCGGCAACCTCAAACGGGCGGCTATTGAACTGGCCAAGGACTGGCGTACGGACCGGTACCTACGAAAACTTGAAGCCATGCTGATTGTCGCGTCGAAAGAGGACCTGCTGATCGTATCCGGTACGGGCGATGTACTTGAACCGGATCACGACATTGCCGCTATCGGTTCGGGGAGTATGTTCGCGCAGTCGGCGGCCGTCGCCCTCAAGAAGCATGCGCCCAGCCTGTCGGCCGAGGAAATGGTCCGTGAAAGTCTGCATATTGCGGCCGACGTCTGCATCTATACGAATCATAATCTGGTGGTTGAGACGTTGTAA
- a CDS encoding Lrp/AsnC ligand binding domain-containing protein gives MTEKNLEIDNTDLKILSLLMQDANMAYTEIGKRIFVSGGTVHVRMNKMKQMGIVRGSQLVIDHTKLGWDISAFLGIYLDKSSLYAEVSVQLEKIPEVVNVHYTTGIYSIFAKIVCRDTQHLREVLHDKIQKVSGIQRTETFISLEESVNRPIPFSDLKELS, from the coding sequence ATGACCGAGAAAAATTTAGAAATTGATAATACAGACCTGAAAATTCTGAGCCTGCTCATGCAGGATGCGAATATGGCGTACACGGAAATTGGTAAGCGCATCTTCGTATCGGGGGGGACAGTGCACGTCCGAATGAACAAAATGAAGCAGATGGGGATTGTACGCGGATCACAACTGGTCATTGATCACACCAAGCTGGGCTGGGATATCAGCGCGTTTCTGGGAATTTATCTCGACAAAAGCTCGCTCTACGCCGAAGTGTCCGTGCAGCTGGAAAAAATCCCCGAAGTGGTCAATGTTCATTACACAACGGGTATCTACAGCATCTTTGCCAAGATAGTCTGCCGCGATACGCAGCATTTACGGGAGGTTCTGCACGACAAGATTCAGAAAGTGAGCGGTATTCAGCGAACCGAAACCTTTATTTCGCTTGAAGAAAGCGTTAACCGGCCGATTCCATTCAGCGACCTGAAGGAGTTATCCTGA
- a CDS encoding MBL fold metallo-hydrolase RNA specificity domain-containing protein: MKISFLGAARQVTGSMYLLELEDDYRILIDCGSDLERSGANGQTAPTTPQPGFFPFEASSINLVLLTHAHVDHSGNLPNLYREGYEGQILCTEPTFALTNVLLRDAASLNQKRINELNASKKQRVRDRQAQMQKDLYLDKQVREAMENVVPIAFNRKFKIADGVDVTFIPAGHLLGAAHILINVVENGEQKSICFSGDIGRKNYPLLVDPAPVPPVDYLICESTYGNRLHENMQSPEDALADVIQRTCIDIPGRLIIPSFSVGRTQALLYTLNRLYTERGFPPIRVFSDSPMAFESSKIYLQHVKMLSGEAKEFYRENETLFDFQNFQFLESSKASKAVSNYDEPCIIISSSGMVQGGRVEYHVAENISNPYSTILIIGYCAEGTLGWRLLNGQSTLSIKGKDHQVLANIEKIDVFSGHGDRNDLMNFIGMQSPERLKRVFLVHGEYESMESFRDTLAEAGYPQVVIPKKGETFDL; this comes from the coding sequence ATGAAAATATCATTTCTGGGGGCGGCCCGGCAGGTTACCGGCAGTATGTATCTGCTGGAACTGGAAGACGATTATCGCATCCTGATTGACTGTGGGTCGGATTTGGAGCGGTCCGGTGCCAATGGTCAAACTGCCCCAACTACTCCGCAACCGGGCTTTTTCCCGTTTGAGGCTTCAAGTATCAATTTAGTGCTGCTAACCCACGCTCACGTTGACCATTCGGGCAACCTGCCAAATCTGTATCGCGAAGGGTATGAAGGCCAGATTCTTTGTACGGAGCCTACCTTTGCGCTGACGAATGTGCTCCTGCGGGATGCGGCCTCGTTGAATCAAAAGCGCATCAATGAGCTGAATGCCAGTAAGAAACAGCGGGTTAGGGATCGGCAGGCCCAGATGCAGAAAGACCTGTACCTGGATAAGCAGGTTCGGGAAGCGATGGAGAACGTTGTGCCCATTGCCTTCAATAGAAAGTTTAAGATAGCTGATGGGGTGGACGTAACCTTTATTCCGGCGGGGCATCTGCTGGGCGCGGCCCACATCCTGATCAACGTGGTGGAGAACGGCGAACAGAAAAGCATCTGTTTCTCGGGTGACATTGGCCGTAAAAACTACCCGCTGCTGGTTGATCCGGCACCCGTACCGCCGGTCGATTATCTGATTTGCGAAAGTACCTACGGGAACCGACTACACGAGAATATGCAGTCGCCCGAGGATGCGCTGGCCGACGTCATTCAGCGGACGTGTATCGACATTCCGGGGCGGTTGATTATTCCTTCCTTCAGCGTTGGCCGGACGCAGGCTCTGCTCTATACACTCAACCGGCTCTATACCGAACGCGGTTTCCCGCCCATCCGGGTATTCTCCGACAGCCCAATGGCGTTTGAAAGCTCCAAGATTTACCTCCAGCATGTGAAGATGCTGAGCGGTGAAGCCAAGGAGTTCTATCGGGAGAACGAAACCTTGTTCGACTTTCAGAACTTCCAGTTTCTGGAATCGTCGAAGGCCAGTAAAGCCGTGTCGAACTATGACGAGCCGTGCATCATCATCTCATCGTCAGGCATGGTGCAGGGGGGGCGGGTCGAGTATCACGTTGCCGAAAACATCAGCAATCCCTATTCAACCATTCTGATCATTGGTTACTGCGCCGAGGGAACGCTCGGCTGGCGGCTCCTCAATGGGCAGTCGACGCTGAGCATCAAGGGAAAAGACCATCAGGTGCTGGCCAATATTGAGAAGATCGACGTATTCAGCGGACACGGCGACCGGAACGATCTGATGAACTTTATCGGCATGCAGTCGCCTGAAAGGCTCAAAAGAGTTTTTCTGGTTCACGGCGAATACGAGAGTATGGAGTCCTTCCGAGACACGCTGGCCGAAGCCGGTTATCCGCAGGTAGTTATTCCGAAAAAAGGCGAGACTTTTGACTTATAA
- a CDS encoding acetyl-CoA carboxylase carboxyltransferase subunit alpha → MRTYLDFEKPIADLEARLEETKRLAQTSNVDVSDAVTILEQSIDRLRREIFQNLTRWQRVQLSRHPDRPYTLDYISLMCDQFVELHGDRTVRDDPAMVGGFCEIDGQTVMIIGQQKGRNTKQRQQRNFGMPNPEGYRKALRLMKLAEKFNKPIITLIDTPGAFPGLEAEERGQGEAIARNLKEMFMLTVPVICIVIGEGASGGALGIAIGDRVLMLENTWYSVISPENCSTILWRSWNFKEQAAEAMKLTAKDMTTFKLVDGIVEEPLGGAHNDHQEMAHHLKTVILDALNELNAIDPQARIEQRIEKFCSMGVVVE, encoded by the coding sequence ATGAGAACATATCTTGATTTTGAAAAACCCATTGCCGACCTCGAAGCGCGGCTGGAAGAGACCAAACGCCTGGCTCAGACCAGTAATGTAGACGTTAGTGATGCCGTAACGATTCTCGAGCAGAGCATTGACCGGCTGCGTCGGGAGATCTTCCAGAACCTGACCCGCTGGCAGCGGGTTCAGCTGTCGCGTCACCCCGACCGGCCTTATACGCTCGACTATATTTCGCTGATGTGCGATCAGTTCGTGGAACTGCACGGCGACCGTACCGTTCGCGATGATCCGGCGATGGTGGGAGGTTTCTGCGAAATCGACGGGCAGACGGTTATGATTATCGGGCAGCAGAAAGGCCGCAATACCAAGCAACGGCAGCAGCGTAACTTCGGCATGCCTAACCCCGAAGGCTACCGCAAGGCGCTGCGGCTGATGAAACTGGCTGAAAAATTTAACAAGCCCATCATTACGCTCATCGACACACCGGGGGCGTTCCCTGGTCTGGAGGCCGAAGAGCGCGGACAGGGGGAGGCCATTGCCCGCAACCTGAAAGAAATGTTCATGCTGACGGTGCCGGTCATCTGTATCGTAATCGGCGAAGGTGCATCGGGCGGGGCGCTGGGTATTGCCATCGGCGACCGCGTGCTGATGCTCGAAAACACCTGGTATTCGGTTATTTCGCCTGAAAACTGCTCAACTATTCTCTGGCGGAGCTGGAATTTCAAGGAGCAAGCTGCTGAAGCCATGAAACTGACGGCCAAGGATATGACGACCTTTAAACTGGTGGACGGCATTGTGGAAGAGCCGCTGGGGGGCGCTCATAACGACCATCAGGAAATGGCTCATCATCTCAAAACGGTTATCCTCGACGCGCTGAATGAACTCAACGCCATTGATCCGCAGGCACGCATTGAGCAGCGAATCGAAAAGTTCTGTTCGATGGGGGTTGTGGTAGAGTAA
- the lepA gene encoding translation elongation factor 4, with product MKHIRNFCIIAHIDHGKSTLADRLLEYTKTVGARDMQAQLLDDMDLERERGITIKSHAIQMNYTHNGETYTLNLIDTPGHVDFSYEVSRSIAACEGALLLVDASQGIEAQTISNLYLAMNSDLVIIPVLNKIDLPGSMPEEVKDEMVDLLGCERDEIIPASGKEGIGVPEILAAIVERIPAPKGDPDGALQALIFDSHFNSYRGIEVIFRVQNGRIRKGDRVKFMNTGREYIADEVGTLGLVQVPKDVIECGDVGYLISGIKVAKEVKVGDTITSMDRPATQAIQGFSEVKPMVFAGIYPVETSEFEDLREAMEKLQLNDAALVWEPETSAALGFGFRCGFLGMLHMEIVQERLEREFDMTVITTVPSVRFEVFTTKDETLTVSAPADMPDPSTINWIEEPFIRAQIITKSEYVGAIIGLCMDKRSLLKNQVYLTQDRVELQFEMPLAEVVFDFFDKLKTISRGYASLDYEFIGNRESTMVKLDIMLNGDRVDALSAIVHRDKAYEWGKKLCEKLRELLPRQQFEIAIQAAIGQKIIARETVKALRKDVLAKCYGGDISRKRKLLEKQKKGKKRMRQVGNVEIPQEAFMAVLKIN from the coding sequence GTGAAACATATCCGCAATTTTTGCATTATCGCCCACATTGACCACGGCAAAAGTACGCTGGCCGACCGCCTGCTTGAGTATACCAAGACGGTTGGTGCCCGCGACATGCAGGCGCAGTTGCTGGACGATATGGACCTTGAACGGGAGCGTGGCATTACCATCAAGAGCCACGCCATTCAGATGAATTACACCCATAATGGGGAAACGTACACGCTGAATCTGATCGATACGCCGGGTCACGTCGACTTCTCCTACGAGGTGTCGCGCTCGATTGCCGCCTGCGAAGGGGCACTGCTGCTTGTGGATGCCTCACAGGGCATTGAGGCTCAGACAATCTCGAACCTGTATCTGGCCATGAACAGCGACCTGGTGATCATCCCGGTCCTGAACAAAATCGATTTGCCGGGCTCCATGCCCGAAGAGGTAAAGGACGAGATGGTTGACCTGCTCGGCTGCGAACGCGACGAGATCATTCCGGCCAGCGGTAAGGAAGGCATCGGTGTTCCCGAAATCCTGGCGGCTATCGTCGAGCGGATTCCCGCACCCAAAGGCGATCCGGATGGTGCGCTGCAGGCCCTTATCTTCGACTCCCATTTCAATTCCTACCGGGGCATTGAGGTTATCTTCCGGGTGCAGAACGGCCGGATTCGCAAAGGCGACCGGGTTAAGTTCATGAACACCGGCCGGGAATATATTGCCGATGAGGTCGGCACGCTCGGGCTGGTACAGGTACCCAAAGATGTGATCGAGTGTGGCGACGTAGGTTACCTGATCTCGGGAATCAAAGTTGCCAAAGAAGTTAAGGTTGGCGACACCATTACGTCGATGGATCGGCCGGCGACCCAGGCTATCCAGGGCTTTTCGGAGGTGAAACCCATGGTCTTTGCCGGTATCTATCCCGTCGAAACGAGCGAGTTTGAAGATCTGCGTGAGGCCATGGAAAAACTTCAGCTCAACGACGCGGCTCTGGTCTGGGAACCCGAAACGTCGGCGGCTCTGGGCTTTGGCTTCCGTTGCGGCTTCCTGGGCATGCTGCACATGGAAATTGTGCAGGAACGGCTCGAACGCGAATTCGACATGACCGTGATCACGACGGTTCCTTCGGTACGGTTTGAAGTGTTCACCACCAAAGATGAAACGCTGACGGTATCAGCCCCGGCCGATATGCCCGATCCCAGCACGATCAACTGGATTGAAGAGCCGTTCATCAGGGCGCAGATAATTACGAAGTCTGAGTACGTCGGGGCCATCATTGGCCTTTGCATGGATAAGCGAAGCCTGCTGAAAAATCAGGTGTATCTGACCCAGGATCGGGTTGAGCTTCAGTTTGAGATGCCGCTCGCCGAGGTCGTCTTCGATTTCTTCGATAAGCTCAAAACTATTTCGCGCGGTTACGCTTCGCTTGACTATGAGTTTATCGGCAACCGGGAGTCGACCATGGTCAAGCTCGATATCATGCTCAACGGCGACCGCGTGGATGCGCTCTCGGCCATCGTTCACCGCGATAAGGCTTATGAGTGGGGCAAGAAACTCTGCGAAAAACTCCGCGAACTGCTGCCACGTCAACAGTTCGAGATCGCGATTCAGGCCGCCATCGGTCAGAAGATCATTGCCCGCGAAACCGTAAAAGCGTTACGTAAGGACGTTCTGGCGAAATGTTACGGGGGTGATATTTCCCGGAAACGTAAACTGCTCGAAAAGCAGAAGAAAGGAAAGAAACGCATGCGCCAGGTCGGCAACGTCGAAATTCCGCAGGAAGCATTCATGGCCGTTCTGAAGATTAACTAA
- a CDS encoding HAD family hydrolase — protein MIKNLIFDLGDVIIPIDLTAPIRNFAMLANLPEEEVQAIWKQHQFINHYETGLIDDVAFRGHVRQLLRNDNWADEVIDTAWNTVLLDLPVERIERLGELKSNYRLFLLSNTSPIHIRRVNQVLMGLNLPTLESLFDRVFYSYEVRLAKPSPEIYQHVLSSEGLVAEETAFFDDNAANIRAASELGIQAVHVQPPKTILDYLDQTLQAGP, from the coding sequence ATGATAAAGAATCTGATTTTTGATCTCGGTGACGTAATTATTCCGATTGACCTGACGGCGCCCATCCGCAACTTCGCCATGCTGGCCAATCTGCCGGAAGAAGAAGTGCAGGCCATCTGGAAACAGCACCAGTTCATCAATCATTACGAAACCGGGCTGATTGACGACGTGGCCTTTCGGGGACACGTTCGGCAACTACTCCGGAATGACAACTGGGCTGATGAGGTTATTGATACGGCCTGGAATACGGTACTGCTCGACCTGCCCGTGGAACGTATTGAGCGACTGGGGGAGCTGAAGTCCAATTACCGGCTGTTTCTGCTGAGCAATACCAGTCCGATTCACATTCGACGGGTAAATCAGGTGCTCATGGGGCTGAACCTGCCGACGCTGGAATCGCTTTTTGACCGGGTATTTTATTCCTATGAGGTTCGACTGGCAAAGCCGTCGCCGGAGATTTACCAGCACGTGCTGAGCAGTGAGGGACTGGTTGCTGAAGAAACGGCTTTCTTCGACGACAATGCCGCGAACATCCGGGCCGCGTCCGAGTTAGGTATTCAGGCGGTACACGTTCAGCCACCCAAAACCATTCTTGATTATTTAGACCAGACGCTTCAGGCCGGGCCGTAG